The Haloarchaeobius amylolyticus genome window below encodes:
- a CDS encoding selenium-binding protein SBP56-related protein: MSDAHQSDDDAHTEHTEHTGHDHHESHAGHDHHEHRGPGYATPQAAIEEGDREKLAYVMSLYVGTDVDAPDFLAVVDLDPDSDTYQQVVNRVEMPNKGDELHHFGWNACSSSCHMEGLERRHLLVPGQRSSRLHVIDAKDRLNPELQTVIEPEEVFEHDLSAPHTVHCVPEGKILVSMLGDADGELPGGFLELNHDFEIEGRWDPPGEIGMNYDYWYQPRQNVMVSSEWAAPKTYYPGFDLEDVEAGKYGRKLHFWDWTEREVVQTIDLGEEGQIPLEVRFLHTPVSTHGFVGAALSSNIFHFYREGPRSSGRSSGGEPRDGEYHADKVIDVEAREHEDWDFPMPGLVTDLLVSMDDRYLFFSNWLHGEVRMYDISDPANPRHVDSVWAGGNFGPRRPTGADDRPVFGGPQMLQLSLDGERLYWTTSLFSSWDNQFFPDEGEHGSVMLKADVNPRKGTMELDTDFMVDFGEMPHGPARAHEIRWPDGDCTSDVWS, encoded by the coding sequence ATGAGCGACGCCCATCAGTCCGACGACGACGCCCATACCGAGCACACCGAACACACGGGTCACGACCACCACGAGAGCCACGCCGGCCACGACCACCACGAGCACCGCGGGCCCGGGTACGCCACCCCGCAGGCCGCCATCGAGGAGGGCGACCGCGAGAAGCTGGCGTACGTCATGAGCCTGTACGTCGGGACCGACGTGGACGCTCCGGACTTCCTCGCCGTGGTCGACCTCGACCCCGACTCCGACACCTACCAGCAGGTCGTCAACCGGGTCGAGATGCCGAACAAGGGCGACGAACTCCACCACTTCGGGTGGAACGCCTGCTCCTCGTCGTGCCACATGGAGGGGCTGGAGCGCCGGCACCTGCTGGTGCCCGGCCAGCGCTCCTCGCGCCTGCACGTCATCGACGCCAAGGACCGCCTCAACCCCGAGTTACAGACGGTCATCGAGCCCGAGGAGGTGTTCGAACACGACCTCTCGGCCCCGCACACGGTCCACTGCGTGCCCGAGGGGAAGATCCTCGTGAGCATGCTCGGCGACGCCGACGGCGAGCTGCCGGGCGGGTTCCTCGAGTTGAACCACGACTTCGAGATCGAGGGCCGGTGGGACCCGCCGGGCGAGATCGGGATGAACTACGACTACTGGTACCAGCCCCGCCAGAACGTCATGGTCTCCAGCGAGTGGGCCGCCCCGAAGACGTACTACCCGGGGTTCGACCTCGAGGACGTGGAGGCCGGGAAGTACGGCCGCAAGCTCCATTTCTGGGACTGGACCGAACGCGAGGTCGTCCAGACCATCGACCTCGGCGAGGAGGGCCAGATACCCCTCGAGGTGCGGTTCCTGCACACGCCCGTCTCGACCCACGGGTTCGTCGGTGCCGCGCTGTCGTCGAACATCTTCCACTTCTACCGCGAGGGGCCACGCTCCTCGGGACGGTCGAGCGGCGGTGAGCCGCGAGACGGGGAGTACCACGCGGACAAGGTCATCGACGTGGAGGCCCGCGAGCACGAGGACTGGGACTTCCCGATGCCCGGCCTCGTCACCGACCTGCTGGTGTCGATGGACGACCGCTACCTGTTCTTCTCGAACTGGCTCCACGGCGAGGTGCGGATGTACGACATCTCGGACCCGGCGAACCCGCGCCACGTCGACAGCGTCTGGGCGGGCGGTAACTTCGGGCCGCGCCGGCCAACCGGCGCCGACGACCGTCCCGTCTTCGGCGGCCCCCAGATGCTCCAGCTCAGCCTCGACGGCGAGCGCCTCTACTGGACCACCTCGCTGTTCTCTTCGTGGGACAACCAGTTCTTCCCCGACGAGGGCGAGCACGGGTCGGTGATGCTCAAGGCCGACGTGAACCCCCGCAAGGGCACGATGGAGCTCGACACCGACTTCATGGTCGACTTCGGCGAGATGCCCCACGGTCCGGCCCGTGCCCACGAGATCCGCTGGCCCGACGGCGACTGCACCAGCGACGTTTGGTCGTGA
- a CDS encoding 2Fe-2S iron-sulfur cluster-binding protein — MVVSSETHRVTFEWDDGRATTCELPADADLVTASEELGVGIPFGCRTGACATCAAELLAGEVEHVRPPRGLKEKHLDAGYVLPCVAQPRSDCTLRVGSDVQAELVPNPWK; from the coding sequence TTGGTCGTGAGCAGCGAGACGCACCGCGTCACCTTCGAGTGGGACGACGGGCGGGCGACCACCTGCGAGCTCCCGGCCGACGCGGACCTCGTCACGGCCAGCGAGGAACTGGGCGTCGGCATCCCCTTCGGCTGCCGGACCGGGGCGTGTGCGACCTGTGCCGCCGAGTTACTGGCGGGCGAGGTCGAGCACGTCCGACCGCCTCGCGGGCTGAAGGAGAAGCATCTGGACGCCGGGTACGTGTTGCCCTGCGTCGCCCAGCCCCGGAGCGACTGTACCTTGCGGGTCGGGAGCGACGTGCAGGCCGAACTCGTCCCGAACCCCTGGAAGTAG
- a CDS encoding class I SAM-dependent methyltransferase, translating into MEKFQNTGQPDRDWWGALWPDPAGTLRDLGLEPGDTVADVASGNGYFTLPAARITGEPVYAVDIDSELLADLASRADAAGLDTIATIEGDARALPALLPEPVDVVLFANTLHGVPEPAAFLEGAREVLRDGGRLVVVNWHDLPREETTVLDEVRGPPTDLRLCEGDCRDIVRAAGFEDVQVVDLPPYHYGLVCR; encoded by the coding sequence ATGGAGAAGTTCCAGAACACGGGACAGCCCGACCGCGACTGGTGGGGAGCGCTCTGGCCCGACCCGGCCGGGACGCTCCGGGACCTCGGCCTCGAACCCGGCGACACCGTCGCCGACGTGGCCTCCGGAAACGGCTACTTCACCCTCCCGGCGGCCCGCATCACGGGCGAACCGGTGTACGCTGTCGACATCGATTCGGAGCTACTGGCCGACCTCGCGTCCCGGGCCGACGCCGCCGGCCTCGACACCATCGCGACCATCGAGGGCGACGCGAGGGCCCTCCCCGCCCTCCTCCCGGAACCGGTCGACGTGGTCCTGTTCGCGAACACCCTCCACGGCGTCCCCGAGCCCGCCGCCTTCCTCGAAGGTGCCCGTGAGGTGTTGCGCGACGGCGGCCGGCTGGTCGTCGTGAACTGGCACGACCTGCCCCGCGAGGAGACGACGGTGCTGGACGAGGTCCGGGGGCCGCCGACCGACCTGCGGCTGTGCGAGGGCGACTGCCGCGACATCGTCCGCGCGGCCGGCTTCGAGGACGTGCAGGTCGTCGACCTGCCGCCGTACCACTACGGCCTCGTCTGCCGGTGA
- a CDS encoding NADH:flavin oxidoreductase yields MPRLDDPVTIGPCEVPNRLYRAPLLECAGNGEDAVDILVADLEPAAASGVGLVFQGATIVTESGGCAAPGMTRVHDPEFVARLSALTDAIHAHGGTIFVQLEHGGLRSMETWHAGYREQHPDEQQLAVSEPPWQLRLLDGLGFLDFDPHVMSTGDVYDLVESFATAGEHCVEAGYDGIHLAGANMGIIQQFLSPFYNRREDEFGDGIRFMELLHDELRERVGDTPIVTKVPSEAPAPPVVRRRLGDDDAVAIARQLADIGYDAVVPVRTSVVWDMSIVRGEYPARAWRDESLQEGYAEAFGGRLRTRGVRFMNWLESFQFDFEPAWNADLARRVREVVDVPVLLEGGVRERGQMDRLLGDACDMAGMARPFYAEPRLAARLLGADASDGTRVVCENCNNCTVPQVTGAVGQCRTPSVLRRRGKFEEAGAYDTD; encoded by the coding sequence ATGCCCCGGCTGGACGACCCCGTGACCATCGGCCCCTGCGAGGTACCGAACCGGCTGTATCGCGCGCCGCTGCTCGAATGCGCCGGGAACGGCGAGGACGCGGTCGACATCCTCGTCGCAGACCTCGAACCGGCCGCCGCCTCCGGGGTCGGCCTCGTCTTCCAGGGCGCGACCATCGTCACCGAGTCGGGCGGCTGTGCCGCCCCCGGGATGACCCGCGTCCACGACCCCGAGTTCGTCGCCCGGCTGTCGGCACTCACCGACGCCATCCACGCCCACGGCGGCACGATCTTCGTCCAGCTGGAACACGGCGGCCTGCGCAGCATGGAGACCTGGCACGCCGGCTACCGCGAGCAACACCCCGACGAGCAGCAGCTGGCGGTGTCCGAGCCACCCTGGCAACTCCGCCTGCTGGACGGACTGGGGTTCCTCGACTTCGACCCGCACGTCATGAGCACGGGCGACGTGTACGACCTCGTCGAGTCTTTCGCCACCGCAGGCGAACACTGCGTCGAGGCGGGCTACGACGGCATCCACCTCGCCGGCGCGAACATGGGCATCATCCAGCAGTTCCTGTCGCCCTTCTACAACCGTCGCGAGGACGAGTTCGGCGACGGCATCCGGTTCATGGAGTTGCTCCACGACGAGTTGCGCGAGCGCGTCGGGGACACCCCCATCGTCACGAAGGTCCCCTCCGAGGCGCCGGCCCCGCCCGTGGTCCGGCGGAGACTCGGCGACGACGACGCCGTCGCCATCGCGCGCCAGCTCGCCGACATCGGCTACGACGCGGTCGTCCCGGTCCGGACCTCGGTCGTCTGGGATATGAGCATCGTCCGCGGGGAGTACCCCGCCCGGGCGTGGCGCGACGAGTCGCTGCAGGAGGGGTACGCCGAGGCCTTCGGCGGGCGCCTGCGGACCCGCGGGGTCCGGTTCATGAACTGGCTCGAATCCTTCCAGTTCGACTTCGAGCCGGCCTGGAACGCCGACCTCGCCCGGCGGGTCCGGGAGGTGGTCGACGTGCCGGTCCTGCTCGAAGGTGGGGTACGAGAGCGCGGCCAGATGGACCGCCTGCTCGGGGACGCCTGCGACATGGCGGGGATGGCCCGGCCCTTCTACGCCGAGCCGCGACTCGCCGCCCGACTGCTCGGCGCCGACGCCAGCGACGGGACCCGCGTCGTCTGCGAGAACTGCAACAACTGCACCGTCCCGCAGGTCACCGGCGCGGTCGGCCAGTGCCGCACCCCCTCGGTCCTGCGGCGACGCGGGAAATTCGAGGAGGCAGGCGCCTACGACACCGATTGA
- a CDS encoding alkaline phosphatase PhoX, with the protein METSVAAALGASVTGVASAAPDDPDTPGAPSVKGELKRFSTTALGAEVTGPYVFADGSLLYSLQHPSRDNEAPFDRAGVGYFRGFQFEFDGSNDDFDELSIPTTEAEKGQVRGSDSEYVMLAREEDSINGGTERLGVSQTPDGVDITQENFAGTQYGNAGYNPDCNQFVATDEEGTEGYLFTNWENSPGNISRIPLSQDDDGEWEADLENAMNLANTEALRSLGGTRINCYGDLSPWDTMVSSEENYAHPRVSLTATVGDVVEAGSGKGLLGACQFWNRPNPSEIQGAVDEYYGDDSWYVQGYWAMTGVEFLAYYLGADRVDQDGDENTIEPISDVYPNPYRYGYHVDFREPTADEPQPVKYYVMGRAAWEAPDFQQDRKTVYGCSDGDSKGIYKFVADRPIHSYDDPMDIAGTLYAPKVTNDAAEDGSNSPATTNLEVEWVALGHATNHEVESWIAQYDDVTQADYLAAHTDWEEGDEVTEELLEEADRAVVADGNQTYITDEEILAWAEQYEGAGPDEVDEDLRKVPFLETRAAAKEIGASIEFNKAEGVDSVENATPGDYVYFGISEFNDDLSNETPGGDVQMQRVDGGLVYRGTLEPDYNVSTLEPVITGPDGSDPASVADDALVNVDNVYVMDDGRVLCCEDADQFGRSYSNDCLYVFEPEEESPGKCPESPGNGPKNSGSDENPGNGKGPQQDLGPVGDRFQTLGRGNDRPHYATDDD; encoded by the coding sequence ATGGAAACGTCAGTGGCAGCAGCACTGGGCGCGAGCGTGACGGGCGTGGCCAGCGCGGCACCGGACGATCCCGACACTCCTGGGGCACCGAGCGTCAAGGGCGAGCTGAAGCGGTTCTCGACGACGGCACTGGGCGCCGAGGTCACGGGCCCGTACGTGTTCGCCGACGGGTCGCTGCTGTACAGCCTGCAGCACCCGAGCCGGGACAACGAGGCACCGTTCGACAGGGCGGGCGTCGGCTACTTCCGCGGCTTCCAGTTCGAGTTCGACGGCAGCAACGATGACTTCGACGAACTGTCCATCCCCACGACCGAGGCCGAGAAGGGACAGGTCCGCGGGAGCGATAGCGAGTACGTGATGCTCGCCCGGGAGGAGGACAGCATCAACGGCGGCACCGAACGCCTCGGCGTCTCGCAGACGCCCGACGGCGTCGACATCACACAGGAGAACTTCGCGGGCACGCAGTACGGGAACGCGGGCTACAACCCCGACTGCAACCAGTTCGTCGCCACCGACGAGGAGGGGACCGAGGGCTACCTCTTCACCAACTGGGAGAACAGCCCGGGTAACATCTCCCGTATCCCCCTCAGTCAGGACGACGACGGCGAGTGGGAGGCCGACCTCGAGAACGCGATGAACCTCGCGAACACCGAGGCGCTCCGTAGCCTCGGCGGCACCCGCATCAACTGCTACGGCGACCTGAGTCCGTGGGACACGATGGTCTCCTCCGAGGAGAACTATGCCCACCCGCGCGTCTCCCTCACCGCGACGGTCGGCGACGTGGTCGAAGCCGGTTCGGGCAAGGGCCTCCTCGGTGCCTGCCAGTTCTGGAACCGCCCGAACCCGAGCGAGATACAGGGCGCGGTCGACGAGTACTACGGCGACGACTCGTGGTACGTGCAGGGCTACTGGGCGATGACGGGCGTCGAGTTCCTCGCGTACTACCTCGGCGCCGACCGCGTCGACCAGGACGGCGACGAGAACACCATCGAGCCCATCAGCGACGTCTACCCGAACCCGTACCGGTACGGCTACCACGTGGACTTCCGCGAACCGACGGCCGACGAACCCCAGCCCGTGAAGTACTACGTCATGGGTCGCGCCGCCTGGGAAGCCCCCGACTTCCAGCAGGACAGGAAGACCGTGTACGGCTGCTCGGACGGCGACAGCAAGGGCATCTACAAGTTCGTCGCCGACCGCCCCATCCACAGCTACGACGACCCGATGGACATCGCCGGGACGCTGTACGCCCCGAAGGTCACGAACGACGCGGCCGAGGACGGCAGCAACTCGCCGGCGACCACGAACCTCGAGGTCGAGTGGGTCGCACTCGGGCACGCGACCAACCACGAGGTCGAGTCCTGGATCGCCCAGTACGACGACGTGACCCAGGCCGACTACCTCGCTGCCCATACCGACTGGGAGGAGGGCGACGAGGTCACCGAGGAACTCCTCGAGGAGGCCGACAGGGCGGTCGTCGCGGACGGCAACCAGACCTACATCACGGACGAGGAGATCCTCGCGTGGGCCGAACAGTACGAGGGGGCCGGCCCCGACGAGGTCGACGAGGACCTCCGGAAGGTCCCCTTCCTCGAGACCCGCGCCGCCGCCAAGGAGATCGGTGCCTCCATCGAGTTCAACAAGGCCGAGGGCGTCGACAGCGTCGAGAACGCCACGCCCGGCGACTACGTCTACTTCGGCATCTCGGAGTTCAACGACGACCTCTCGAACGAGACCCCCGGGGGCGACGTCCAGATGCAACGCGTCGACGGCGGCCTCGTCTACCGCGGGACGCTCGAACCCGACTACAACGTCTCCACGCTCGAACCCGTCATCACCGGCCCGGACGGCTCCGACCCCGCCTCGGTCGCCGATGACGCGCTCGTCAACGTCGACAACGTCTACGTGATGGACGACGGGCGAGTCCTGTGCTGTGAGGACGCCGACCAGTTCGGCCGTAGCTACAGCAACGACTGCCTGTACGTCTTCGAGCCCGAGGAGGAGTCGCCCGGAAAATGTCCGGAAAGCCCCGGTAACGGCCCGAAAAACTCTGGCAGTGACGAGAACCCCGGCAACGGCAAGGGCCCGCAGCAGGACCTCGGCCCGGTCGGTGACCGCTTCCAGACCCTCGGCCGCGGTAACGACCGGCCGCACTACGCCACCGACGACGACTGA
- a CDS encoding LUD domain-containing protein has translation MSSGSRESKAAHIRHLLQTEGDAVGENARGFNQGRYDSVGKLDDYEQLKSEARAIKEDAIERLPELIDQLTETVEANGGTVYIADDAADANEYIAEVCAEQDAERVVKSKSMTSEEIEVNEHLESRGVGVTETDLGEWVLQVADEAPSHIVAPAIHKSRAEIADLFNAVFEPEEDLETAEELTMFAREKLLEDIKAADVGMTGANFLAADSGTMALVTSEGNARKTVTVPDTQVAVAGVEKVIPSVEDLQPFVELIGRSGTGQDITSYISLLTPPVDSPPVDFDDPETPITEGDSEREFHLVLIDNGRMDMRQDEHLRETLYCIRCSACSNTCANFQAVGGHGFGGETYSGGIATGWEAGIEGLDTAAEFNDLCTGCSRCKPACPVEIDIPWINTVVRDRINREGEDGNFDFLVDGLSPDAEGDDGPELQKRLFGNFETLAKTGSTFAPLSNWVANSAPAKALLERTAGVDRRREFPSFERETLVEWFERRDSQAPNHADRKAVLYPDVYTNFMLVERGKAAVHLLEALGVEVAVPDVPGAGRAPLSQGMIDTAGEKAERVAATLAPYLDDGWDVVVIEPSDLAMFREDYEHLLPKPAFEPLAENSYEVLEYAFGMLANGADPAVLATATGEESVAYHSHCQQRSMGLEEHTIAVLEECGYDVTTSEVECCGMAGSFGYKEQYYDLSVDLGEDLAGQLREADGDHVVASGTSCTDQIDDIFGERPLHPVELLAPGQ, from the coding sequence ATGAGTTCGGGCTCGCGCGAGTCGAAGGCGGCCCACATCCGCCACCTCCTCCAGACCGAGGGCGACGCCGTCGGCGAGAACGCCCGCGGCTTCAACCAGGGCCGGTACGATTCAGTGGGGAAGCTCGACGACTACGAGCAGCTCAAGTCGGAGGCCCGCGCCATCAAGGAGGACGCCATCGAGCGCCTCCCCGAGCTCATCGACCAGCTCACCGAGACGGTCGAAGCGAACGGCGGCACGGTCTACATCGCCGACGACGCGGCGGACGCCAACGAGTACATCGCCGAGGTGTGCGCCGAACAGGACGCGGAGCGCGTCGTCAAGAGCAAGTCGATGACCAGCGAGGAGATCGAGGTCAACGAACACCTCGAATCGCGGGGCGTCGGCGTCACCGAGACCGACCTCGGCGAGTGGGTGCTGCAGGTCGCCGACGAGGCCCCGAGCCACATCGTCGCACCCGCCATCCACAAATCGAGGGCGGAGATCGCCGACCTGTTCAACGCGGTGTTCGAGCCCGAGGAGGACCTCGAGACCGCCGAGGAGCTGACGATGTTCGCCCGCGAGAAGCTCCTGGAGGACATCAAGGCGGCCGACGTGGGCATGACCGGCGCGAACTTCCTGGCGGCCGACTCGGGGACGATGGCGCTGGTCACCAGCGAGGGCAACGCCCGCAAGACGGTGACGGTGCCCGACACCCAGGTCGCCGTCGCCGGCGTCGAGAAGGTCATCCCCAGCGTCGAGGACCTCCAGCCCTTCGTCGAACTCATCGGCCGCTCCGGCACCGGACAGGACATCACGAGCTACATCTCCCTGCTCACGCCGCCGGTGGACTCCCCGCCGGTCGACTTCGACGACCCGGAGACCCCCATCACCGAGGGCGATTCGGAGCGAGAGTTCCACCTCGTCCTCATCGACAACGGCCGGATGGACATGCGCCAGGACGAGCACCTCCGCGAGACCCTGTACTGCATCCGGTGTTCGGCCTGCTCGAACACGTGTGCGAACTTCCAGGCCGTCGGCGGCCACGGCTTCGGCGGCGAGACCTACTCCGGCGGCATCGCCACCGGCTGGGAGGCCGGCATCGAGGGCCTCGACACGGCTGCCGAGTTCAACGACCTCTGTACCGGCTGCTCGCGGTGTAAACCCGCCTGCCCGGTCGAGATCGACATCCCGTGGATCAACACGGTCGTCCGGGACCGCATCAACCGCGAGGGCGAGGATGGCAACTTCGACTTCCTCGTCGACGGCCTGAGCCCGGACGCCGAGGGCGACGACGGCCCGGAACTCCAGAAGCGCCTGTTCGGCAACTTCGAGACGCTGGCGAAGACCGGCAGCACCTTCGCGCCGCTGTCGAACTGGGTCGCGAACTCCGCCCCCGCGAAGGCGCTGCTGGAACGCACCGCCGGCGTGGACCGCCGGCGCGAGTTCCCGAGCTTCGAGCGCGAGACGCTCGTCGAGTGGTTCGAGCGCCGCGACTCGCAGGCCCCGAACCACGCCGACCGCAAGGCCGTCCTCTACCCGGACGTCTACACGAACTTCATGCTGGTCGAGCGCGGGAAGGCCGCGGTCCACCTGCTCGAGGCCCTCGGCGTCGAGGTGGCGGTCCCCGACGTCCCGGGCGCCGGCCGCGCCCCGCTCTCGCAGGGGATGATCGACACCGCGGGCGAGAAGGCAGAACGCGTCGCGGCCACCCTCGCGCCGTACCTCGACGACGGCTGGGACGTGGTCGTCATCGAACCGAGCGACCTCGCGATGTTCCGCGAGGACTACGAGCACCTGCTGCCGAAACCCGCGTTCGAACCGCTGGCCGAGAACAGCTACGAGGTGCTGGAGTACGCCTTCGGCATGCTGGCGAACGGCGCCGACCCCGCGGTCCTCGCGACCGCCACCGGCGAGGAGTCGGTCGCCTACCACAGCCACTGCCAGCAGCGCAGCATGGGCCTCGAAGAGCACACCATCGCCGTGCTGGAGGAGTGTGGCTACGACGTGACCACCAGCGAGGTCGAGTGCTGTGGCATGGCCGGGAGCTTCGGCTACAAGGAGCAGTACTACGACCTCTCGGTCGACCTCGGCGAGGACCTCGCGGGCCAGCTCCGGGAGGCCGACGGCGACCACGTCGTCGCCTCGGGGACCTCCTGCACCGACCAGATAGACGATATCTTCGGCGAGCGACCCCTGCACCCGGTCGAACTGCTCGCGCCGGGGCAGTAG
- a CDS encoding LutC/YkgG family protein: protein MSGASTDVAEQWATRAGDFGVEVTWTAPGEATDAIAALVDEPAVGAPLLWDDVSLPETVQTDPTPAALDAATTGVTAADLAVAEYGSLLLRQTPDGREPASLFPDLHVAVLREDDVVPDMAAAFDWLGDEFRETRDSAILATGPSATADMGALVKGAHGPKAVHVVVIR from the coding sequence ATGAGCGGTGCCAGCACCGACGTGGCCGAACAGTGGGCCACGCGCGCCGGGGACTTCGGCGTCGAGGTGACCTGGACCGCGCCCGGGGAGGCGACCGACGCCATCGCCGCCCTCGTCGACGAGCCGGCGGTCGGCGCGCCGCTGCTCTGGGACGACGTGTCCCTCCCCGAGACCGTCCAGACCGACCCGACGCCCGCCGCCCTCGATGCCGCGACGACGGGTGTCACGGCGGCCGACCTCGCCGTCGCCGAGTACGGCAGTCTCCTGCTCAGGCAGACGCCCGACGGGCGCGAACCGGCCAGCCTCTTCCCCGACCTCCACGTCGCGGTCCTCCGCGAGGACGACGTCGTCCCGGACATGGCGGCGGCGTTCGACTGGCTCGGCGACGAGTTCCGCGAGACGCGCGACTCGGCCATCCTCGCGACCGGACCCTCCGCGACGGCCGACATGGGCGCGCTCGTGAAGGGGGCACACGGCCCGAAGGCGGTCCACGTGGTGGTGATTCGATGA
- a CDS encoding L-lactate permease → MADPLMILLAVLPLVAITVLMVGLYQPATTTMPIAWVTAAAVGVVGWSMSPELLAAATIAGVFTATEILWIVFGAILLLYTLKQSGAFDVINAGFSSISDDRRVQVVLLVFLMGSFIEGAAGFGTPAAIVGPLLVGLGFPPLAAVVVALTGNIMAITFGAVGTPLIIGLEEVFSQNTAIQESINAEGMTVTQYVADAAVWAASIHAIVGIVLPFIGVAMMTKFFGEERSIKPALEVLPLTIFAWASFAVPYWLTAYFLGPTFPALLGAMVGLFITAGTLKAGFLLPDEEWDFAPREQWPSHWVGDIEPGESVTGGDQSVAADGGVVQQSRDMSLGMAWAPYILTAALLVVTRVWSPLQNFLNENLVIAWSNILGTGLDGSFRTLYLPGAIFVFVSVVTYLLHGMDGQEIKDSWQETGQKILPAVIALWFAVATVQIMINSGQSADTGSMLVILSDFTANLAGGVYPFFSALVGAFGAFIAGSNTVSDILFGTFQFNAAQNIGVPTQILVGAQAVGGAIGNLVAIHNVVAALAVVGLVGEEGRVIRLELIPLAYYAAMTGFLTLLFAYVVAPGAF, encoded by the coding sequence ATGGCTGACCCGCTGATGATACTGTTGGCGGTCCTGCCGCTGGTCGCCATCACCGTACTGATGGTCGGCCTCTACCAGCCCGCGACGACCACCATGCCCATCGCGTGGGTGACGGCCGCGGCGGTCGGCGTCGTCGGCTGGAGCATGTCGCCCGAGCTCCTCGCGGCGGCGACCATCGCGGGCGTGTTCACCGCCACCGAGATCCTGTGGATCGTCTTCGGGGCCATCTTGCTCCTGTACACGCTGAAGCAGTCCGGCGCGTTCGACGTCATCAACGCCGGGTTCTCCTCGATCAGCGACGACCGCCGCGTCCAGGTCGTCCTGCTCGTGTTCCTGATGGGCTCGTTCATCGAGGGCGCGGCCGGCTTCGGGACGCCCGCGGCCATCGTCGGCCCGCTCCTCGTCGGCCTCGGCTTCCCGCCGCTGGCGGCCGTCGTGGTTGCCCTGACGGGGAACATCATGGCCATCACGTTCGGGGCGGTCGGCACGCCGCTCATCATCGGGCTGGAGGAGGTCTTCAGCCAGAACACGGCGATACAGGAGAGCATCAACGCGGAGGGCATGACGGTCACCCAGTACGTCGCCGACGCGGCGGTCTGGGCGGCCTCCATCCACGCCATCGTCGGCATCGTCCTCCCGTTCATCGGGGTCGCGATGATGACCAAGTTCTTCGGCGAGGAGCGCTCCATCAAGCCGGCACTCGAGGTGCTCCCGCTGACCATCTTCGCGTGGGCGTCCTTCGCGGTCCCGTACTGGCTCACCGCGTACTTCCTCGGCCCGACGTTCCCCGCCCTGCTGGGCGCGATGGTCGGGCTGTTCATCACCGCGGGCACGCTCAAGGCGGGCTTCCTGCTCCCCGACGAGGAGTGGGACTTCGCGCCGCGCGAGCAGTGGCCGTCCCACTGGGTCGGCGACATCGAACCCGGCGAGAGCGTCACCGGCGGTGACCAGTCTGTCGCCGCGGATGGCGGTGTCGTCCAGCAGAGCCGCGACATGTCCCTGGGCATGGCGTGGGCGCCGTACATCCTGACGGCCGCGCTGCTGGTCGTCACCCGCGTCTGGAGCCCGCTCCAGAACTTCCTGAACGAGAACCTCGTCATCGCGTGGAGCAACATCCTCGGGACCGGCCTCGACGGGTCGTTCCGCACCCTGTACCTGCCCGGCGCCATCTTCGTGTTCGTCAGCGTCGTCACGTACCTGCTGCACGGGATGGACGGTCAGGAGATCAAGGACTCCTGGCAGGAGACCGGCCAGAAGATCCTGCCGGCGGTCATCGCGCTGTGGTTCGCGGTCGCGACCGTCCAGATCATGATCAACTCCGGGCAGTCGGCGGACACCGGGAGCATGCTCGTCATCCTCTCGGACTTCACCGCGAACCTCGCGGGCGGGGTCTACCCGTTCTTCTCGGCGCTGGTCGGCGCGTTCGGCGCGTTCATCGCCGGCTCGAACACGGTCAGCGACATCCTGTTCGGGACGTTCCAGTTCAACGCGGCACAGAACATCGGCGTCCCGACCCAGATCCTCGTCGGCGCACAGGCCGTCGGCGGGGCCATCGGGAACCTCGTCGCCATCCACAACGTCGTCGCGGCACTGGCCGTCGTCGGCCTCGTCGGCGAGGAGGGTCGCGTCATCCGCCTCGAACTGATTCCGCTGGCGTACTACGCCGCGATGACCGGGTTCCTGACGTTGCTGTTCGCCTACGTCGTCGCACCCGGCGCCTTCTGA